GAGCGCCCGCGCGTCGCCGCGCACGAGGGAGAGGTACAGCCGCTGCATCGCGGGGAAGTCGAACTGGAGCTGGAGGCCGTCGCGCGCCTGCCCGAACCACCGCTTGCCCTGCTCGTACGGCAGATTCACCTCGCCGAGCAGGAACGCCTCGGCACTGCGGCGCGCGAGGAACTCGCGCACGCGGGCGAGGTGATCCACGCCGTTGTACTCGTGCGTCTCGGAGCCGTCGGCCCCCGTGCCGCCCGCGTTCGATCCGCCCGCGCCGGCATCTCCCGGACCGCTGTTGAACATGAACGGCACGGCGTCGATCCGGAAGCCGGAGACGCCGAGCTCGAGCCACAGGCCGAGGTTCTTGTCGATCTCCCGCCGCACATCGGGCAGCGCGACGTTGAGATCGGGCTGATCGTGCAGGAAGTGGTGCAGGTAGTACTGACCCGTCTTCTCATCGCGGGTCCACGTGCTGTCCTCCTTGTCGGGGAAGACGGGCGGATCCGGGTTCTCGGGCGGCTCGTCGCGCCACACGTACCAGTGGCGCTTCGGATCGTCCTTCGATCTCCGTGCCTGCTTGAACCAGGCGTGCTGGTCGGAGGTGTGGTTCATGACGAAGTCGACGATGATCCGGATGCCCATCCCGCGCGCGACCCGGAGCAGCTCGACCATGTCGCCGAGTGTGCCCAGACGCGGATCGATCGAGAAGAAGTCCGTGATGTCGTAGCCGTCGTCGCGGTGCGCGGTCGGGAAGAACGGCATGAGCCACAGGCACGTCACGCCGAGATCCGCGAGGTACGGAAGGCGCGAGATCAGTCCCGGGATGTCGCCGACGCCGTCGCCGTCCGAGTCCTGAAACGTCTCGATGTCCAGGCAGTAGAAGACGGAGTGACGCCACCACAGGTCCGCCGCGTCGATCGGGATCGGCGCGCGCCGGGCGCCCTTGAGCATCTGGTCCTGCGAGATCCGGAAGCGCGTCACAGCTGGGTCCTCAGCTCCGGCAGGATGCGCTCCCCCAGCAGGTCGATGAACGCCTCCTGATCGTCGGCCTCCGCGCCCACCTGGTGCAGCATCAGGTCGTCGAACCCGGCGTCGGCGAGCTCGGCGAGCCGGTCGCGGAGGACGGACGCATCGGACGTCACGATCATCCCGGCGCGCAGCTGCTCATCGGTCGCACGCTCGGTGCGGCGCGCGAACTCCTCCGGGAACGCGATGTCCCAGCACTCCGGCGCCCCGACGGTGCCGTTGCGCCAGTGGCGGCGCGCCATGTCGAGCGCCCGCGCCTCGCTCTCGGCGTACGCGATGTGCACCTGCAGCCGCGCGGGTCCGGGCCCGCCCGCGCCGCGATACGCCTGCACCACGTCGCGCGCGGCGCGCGCCTCGGTGCCGACCGTGATGAGGCCGTCCGCCCATGCGGCATGCTCGGCCGCCGACTCGAGCGACACCGCGGCGGCCAGCAGCGGCGGCGGCTCGGCGGGCAGCGAGTACACGCGCGCCCGGTCGACGCGCACCAGCCCGTCGTGCGTGACCTCCTCGCCCGCCAGCAGCGCGCGGATGACGTCGACGCACTCGCGCAGTCGTTGTTCGCGGGTCTCCTTGTCGGGCCACGGATCGCCCGTGACGTGCTCGTTCATCGCCTCGCCGGATCCCAGCGCGGCCCAGAAGCGCCCGGGGAACATCTCGCCCAGGGTCGCGATCGCCTGCGCGGTCGTCACCGGATGCGTGCGCTGCCCGGGGGCCGTGACGACGCCGAACGGCAGGCTCGTCGCCTGCAGCGCCGCGCCCAGCCACGAGAACGCGTAGCCGCTGTGCCCCTGTTCGGGCAGCCACGGCGCGAGGTGGTCGGAGCACATCGCCGCGTCGAACCCGGCCTCCTGCGCACGCAGGGCGTGGCGGACGAGCCGGGACGGCGGGATCTGCTCGTGCGAACAGTGATACCCGTACGCTGTCATGCCCCCATGCCATCCCACCCAGCGGGCCGGGCGAAAGGGGGTTGCGCTCGGACGGCGTCGTCCCCCGCTCACCGTGCGCGCCGACGCGCCGGAGCGCGCAGGGCGCAACGCCGCCGCGTCAGGCGCGCGCTTCGACGTCCTTGCGACGCGCCCAGCGGGCCGGCAGATCCGGCCCGTCCCACACCTTGACGATGCCCCACGCCACCGCGGTGAGCGGCACGGCGAGCACCGCGCCGACGATGCCGCCGGTCACGGTGCCGATCGTCAGGGCGACGAGGATGACCAGGCTGTGGAGCTTGAGCGCGCGTCCCATCAGCACGGGCTGCAGGAAGTTGCCCTCGAGCTGATTCACGACGACGATGATGCCGACCACGATCAGCGCGGTGACCAGGCCGTTCGCCACCAGTGCGACGAGGGCCGCGAGGACGCCGGCGAGCACGGCACCCACGATCGGGATGAACGCGAGCACGAACACCAGCACGGCGAGCGCCGGCCAGAGCGGCACCTGCAGGATCGCCAGGCCGATGCCGATGCCGACCGCGTCCACGGCGGCGACCGTCGCGGTGCCGCGGATGTAGGCGCCGAACGTGTTCACGGTCGTGCTGCCCGCGCGGCGGGCCCGCGCGTGCCACTCGCCCGTGAACGGGCGGCGCAGGAACTCCCAGATCTCCGGGCCGTCCTTGAGGAAGAAGAACAGCACGACGAC
The Microbacterium sp. JZ31 genome window above contains:
- a CDS encoding alpha-amylase family glycosyl hydrolase — translated: MTRFRISQDQMLKGARRAPIPIDAADLWWRHSVFYCLDIETFQDSDGDGVGDIPGLISRLPYLADLGVTCLWLMPFFPTAHRDDGYDITDFFSIDPRLGTLGDMVELLRVARGMGIRIIVDFVMNHTSDQHAWFKQARRSKDDPKRHWYVWRDEPPENPDPPVFPDKEDSTWTRDEKTGQYYLHHFLHDQPDLNVALPDVRREIDKNLGLWLELGVSGFRIDAVPFMFNSGPGDAGAGGSNAGGTGADGSETHEYNGVDHLARVREFLARRSAEAFLLGEVNLPYEQGKRWFGQARDGLQLQFDFPAMQRLYLSLVRGDARALGDMLASRPEVDSSQQWANFVRNHDELTLDQLAPKELDEVFEAFAPEEGMRVYGRGIRRRLPSMVQDERAVRMVYALTFALPGTPILFYGEEIGMGENLDVPGRLAVRTPMQWASEGGFSTARPSRWVRQAPAGPYGPEQVNVDDQLADPGSLLSHLRQLIGLYRSTPEQAWAHLEVLHGGPAEVLAHVCRGEDWAMLALHSFADKGTSVRITVDADDSILTDRMTGAAIDATAPLSLDLEPYGWRWFLLHPADAEVTVR
- a CDS encoding TIGR03885 family FMN-dependent LLM class oxidoreductase, which codes for MTAYGYHCSHEQIPPSRLVRHALRAQEAGFDAAMCSDHLAPWLPEQGHSGYAFSWLGAALQATSLPFGVVTAPGQRTHPVTTAQAIATLGEMFPGRFWAALGSGEAMNEHVTGDPWPDKETREQRLRECVDVIRALLAGEEVTHDGLVRVDRARVYSLPAEPPPLLAAAVSLESAAEHAAWADGLITVGTEARAARDVVQAYRGAGGPGPARLQVHIAYAESEARALDMARRHWRNGTVGAPECWDIAFPEEFARRTERATDEQLRAGMIVTSDASVLRDRLAELADAGFDDLMLHQVGAEADDQEAFIDLLGERILPELRTQL
- a CDS encoding AI-2E family transporter; this translates as MFFKRRRTPVRIETPKPTPPVRRLWTDSLGSVATRSIQIIAIVLLAAGVIWGLRTLTLVVIPVLLALILACAFEPLMRALRSRGIGSMPATLIVLALIVVGLGLVGWLIVSAVRSQWDELYQQASEGVQRVLAWAQTGPFHIDEQQFQEWINQATDFLTSAQFGSGALAGVGAVTDFVTGLVLMVVVLFFFLKDGPEIWEFLRRPFTGEWHARARRAGSTTVNTFGAYIRGTATVAAVDAVGIGIGLAILQVPLWPALAVLVFVLAFIPIVGAVLAGVLAALVALVANGLVTALIVVGIIVVVNQLEGNFLQPVLMGRALKLHSLVILVALTIGTVTGGIVGAVLAVPLTAVAWGIVKVWDGPDLPARWARRKDVEARA